In Francisella hispaniensis FSC454, a genomic segment contains:
- the nhaD gene encoding sodium:proton antiporter NhaD encodes MYKKIILILSIILLPILSFAKDEKTLSAVSVNAVNHPLAIAAIIVFILAYLLVMTEDFTKLNKSKPVIVAAGVIWILVAIVGESLGADNIVHSNFNHIMTEYGELLLFLLVAMAYINLMEDRNVFAKLKSSLLRAGFGYLATFWLTGIIAFFLSAVADNLTTALVMSTVVISIGKDNKKFITMACVNVVVAANAGGAFSPFGDITTLMVWQTGVIKFTEFFAIFLPSLVNFLVPAIIMSFFIPKMETQSIIEEKVELKRGAIPVIILFILTIATAVSFEHMLHLPPSLGMMTGFGYVMIYNYFYGLKIAHENKNPKKHKMPPHAFDIFDKVKEAEWDTLLFFYGILVSVQGLAALGYLGIASQYIYSDMQSIAPSLFSAHTQANTIIGILSAIIDNIPVMFAVLSMNPTMEHAQWLLITLTAGVGGSLLAIGSAAGVAVMGKSKGKYTFMGHLKWTWAIALGYFASIIVHLLINH; translated from the coding sequence ATGTATAAAAAGATTATACTAATTTTATCAATCATACTACTACCAATACTGTCATTTGCAAAAGATGAAAAAACGCTAAGTGCTGTCAGTGTTAATGCGGTTAATCACCCTTTAGCAATAGCTGCAATCATAGTATTTATTTTGGCTTATCTTCTAGTAATGACTGAGGATTTTACCAAACTAAACAAATCAAAGCCTGTAATTGTTGCTGCTGGGGTAATCTGGATTCTAGTCGCTATTGTTGGTGAGTCTCTGGGCGCGGATAATATTGTTCATAGTAATTTCAACCATATTATGACCGAGTATGGTGAGCTTTTATTATTCTTATTGGTTGCTATGGCATATATTAACCTGATGGAAGATCGTAATGTTTTTGCCAAACTAAAGAGCTCTCTTCTACGCGCAGGTTTTGGTTATCTAGCAACTTTCTGGCTTACTGGTATAATTGCATTTTTTTTATCAGCCGTTGCTGATAACTTAACTACGGCTTTAGTTATGAGTACTGTTGTAATATCTATTGGTAAAGATAATAAAAAGTTTATAACGATGGCTTGTGTAAATGTAGTAGTTGCTGCAAACGCTGGTGGAGCATTTTCACCATTTGGTGATATTACCACGCTTATGGTTTGGCAAACAGGGGTTATTAAATTTACCGAATTCTTCGCAATATTTTTACCTTCACTTGTCAACTTCTTAGTTCCCGCGATTATTATGAGCTTTTTTATACCAAAAATGGAAACTCAATCAATAATTGAGGAAAAAGTCGAACTTAAACGTGGTGCTATACCAGTAATAATACTATTTATCCTGACAATAGCTACCGCAGTATCATTTGAGCATATGCTTCACCTACCCCCATCTTTAGGAATGATGACTGGCTTTGGCTACGTAATGATTTATAATTATTTCTACGGGCTAAAAATAGCTCATGAAAATAAAAATCCAAAAAAGCATAAGATGCCTCCACATGCTTTTGATATTTTCGATAAAGTTAAAGAAGCCGAATGGGATACATTACTTTTCTTCTATGGAATACTAGTTTCTGTACAAGGTCTTGCTGCTCTTGGCTATTTAGGTATAGCTTCTCAATATATCTACTCGGATATGCAATCTATTGCTCCAAGTCTATTTTCTGCACATACTCAAGCAAACACTATAATTGGTATACTTTCAGCTATAATTGATAACATTCCTGTTATGTTTGCTGTATTAAGCATGAATCCTACTATGGAGCATGCTCAATGGCTACTAATAACTCTAACAGCCGGGGTTGGTGGTAGCTTACTAGCTATAGGCTCAGCTGCAGGTGTTGCTGTTATGGGTAAATCCAAAGGCAAATATACATTTATGGGTCACCTAAAGTGGACTTGGGCTATTGCTCTAGGGTATTTTGCAAGTATTATCGTTCATCTTTTGATTAATCATTAG
- a CDS encoding DUF6314 family protein — protein sequence MDLFSKLLQTKHFEFSAKCGKKSLTGWNGHGHGTVIVQQNNNSITFKEDGSLKLDNSTKVLSISNEYIWQKINTNRVSLSHARFGYNNLVKLFDLIRIDDNLWQSEQAHVCVDDLYSAVIEIFTDQIKLDWRILGPKKDERIIYKYR from the coding sequence ATGGATTTATTTTCCAAATTACTACAAACAAAACACTTTGAATTTAGTGCTAAATGTGGCAAAAAATCATTAACCGGATGGAATGGTCATGGTCATGGAACTGTTATAGTACAACAAAATAACAATAGTATAACTTTCAAAGAAGATGGCTCTTTAAAACTTGACAATTCCACTAAGGTTTTAAGTATTTCCAATGAATATATCTGGCAAAAAATCAATACTAATCGCGTAAGCCTATCTCATGCACGCTTCGGATATAATAATCTCGTCAAACTTTTCGATTTAATACGTATAGATGATAATTTATGGCAAAGTGAGCAGGCTCATGTTTGTGTTGATGATCTGTATTCTGCTGTTATTGAAATTTTTACAGATCAAATTAAACTGGATTGGCGAATATTAGGACCTAAAAAGGATGAAAGAATAATTTATAAGTATAGGTGA
- a CDS encoding outer membrane protein yields the protein MFGGTMGGSNMKMRGATGNVMIMPGYNFNKYLGIQYNQMISYGGTFTGIGEATIMIPTGSMIMPYAAAGAGWSNMSGSVQGAWDVGGGINIALSKTLSAIASYRYIQTMAASPIPGAGMNQPNARAAMSMVSGGLVWYF from the coding sequence ATGTTCGGTGGAACTATGGGAGGCTCTAATATGAAAATGCGTGGAGCTACAGGTAATGTGATGATTATGCCTGGATATAACTTTAACAAATATCTAGGTATTCAGTATAATCAAATGATTTCATATGGCGGAACCTTTACAGGTATAGGCGAGGCAACGATTATGATTCCCACTGGTTCAATGATTATGCCATATGCTGCAGCTGGGGCTGGTTGGTCAAATATGTCAGGTTCTGTACAAGGTGCTTGGGATGTTGGAGGTGGTATTAATATTGCACTATCAAAGACACTTAGTGCTATTGCTAGTTATAGATATATACAGACTATGGCTGCTAGTCCTATTCCTGGCGCAGGAATGAATCAGCCTAACGCTAGAGCTGCTATGAGTATGGTATCAGGAGGTTTGGTTTGGTATTTTTAA
- a CDS encoding APC family permease codes for MKIKNLIFGSPIPNAKQQEQKIGLFAGFAILSSNALSSVSYATGEVFIVLATAGAAAVMQYSIEVSIMVILLILLMGFSYAQVIRAHPEGGGSYSIVKTHFNEKLLLLTSASLIIDYILTVAVSVSTAAVAISSALPVLDHYSVKLALGLLALLMIINLRGVKSTAKIFIWPTYMFIVSIIIMIIVGIYQYNHNSLQTFTYTQNQLDHMQASMGVLTITLLLRAFSSGSAALTGIESYANGVSAYKTPNVAKSIVGLLMMTFLSIVMFAGVTFIAAKTKILPDFSESVLSQVAHQILGNGFLYYFLQASTCLILLMAANTCFTGFPILASIMSKDNYLPEQLQRVGDRFAFRNGIIMLTVLSAILVIIFDAKVSRLIPLYAFGVFIAFTLCQAGLVKYWYRNKRKYRSWGIRAFINAFGCVATFVVLITIVESKFFEGVWIVIIAIAIIMYGLYAIKTHYIRREHNLALSVDEAVVNACIHENLKPKIIVLVSRIHRGTIEALRLARNLSDDITPVFVSANQKKIEKIKTEWKNLAFKEKLLIMRPVYNSFITPVLQILHKNDLRDPERGYSVVIIPEVVNTKWWHFLLHNQNSRMVKLAIAAMDKKDDKTATRVVISVPYKAE; via the coding sequence ATGAAAATAAAAAATCTTATATTTGGTTCACCAATTCCTAATGCGAAGCAACAAGAACAGAAGATAGGCTTGTTCGCTGGTTTTGCAATACTTTCTTCAAATGCACTATCTTCAGTATCGTATGCTACTGGAGAAGTGTTTATAGTTTTAGCAACAGCTGGAGCAGCAGCTGTTATGCAGTACTCAATTGAAGTATCAATAATGGTGATATTACTGATATTATTAATGGGTTTTTCATATGCACAAGTTATACGTGCGCACCCAGAAGGTGGTGGCTCTTACTCAATAGTTAAAACTCACTTTAACGAAAAGCTTTTGTTGTTAACTTCAGCATCTCTTATAATCGATTATATCCTTACAGTAGCAGTTTCTGTTTCTACAGCAGCTGTAGCAATTAGTTCTGCTTTGCCTGTTTTAGATCATTATAGTGTCAAGCTTGCTTTAGGTCTTTTGGCACTTTTGATGATTATAAATCTTCGCGGTGTTAAATCTACTGCAAAAATTTTTATCTGGCCAACCTATATGTTTATTGTTTCTATTATTATCATGATAATTGTAGGGATATATCAGTATAATCATAACTCTTTGCAGACATTTACATATACGCAAAATCAACTTGATCACATGCAAGCTTCGATGGGTGTCTTAACTATAACTCTTTTGCTGCGTGCTTTTTCATCAGGTAGTGCTGCGTTAACAGGTATTGAATCATATGCAAATGGAGTTTCAGCTTATAAGACTCCAAACGTAGCAAAATCAATAGTTGGTTTGTTAATGATGACCTTTCTATCAATAGTGATGTTTGCAGGAGTTACTTTTATTGCTGCAAAAACAAAAATATTGCCAGATTTCTCTGAAAGTGTGCTATCACAAGTTGCTCATCAAATTTTAGGTAATGGCTTTTTATATTATTTTTTGCAAGCATCTACTTGTTTGATTCTACTTATGGCAGCAAATACTTGTTTTACTGGTTTCCCTATTTTGGCTTCGATTATGAGTAAGGATAACTATCTTCCTGAACAACTTCAGCGCGTCGGTGATAGATTTGCATTTAGAAATGGTATTATAATGTTAACTGTTTTATCGGCAATCTTGGTCATAATATTTGATGCTAAAGTTAGTCGTCTAATACCGTTATATGCTTTTGGTGTCTTTATTGCATTTACACTTTGTCAAGCAGGACTAGTTAAATACTGGTATAGAAATAAACGCAAGTATAGAAGTTGGGGAATTAGAGCATTTATAAATGCTTTTGGTTGTGTTGCTACATTTGTAGTATTAATTACAATCGTTGAGAGTAAATTTTTCGAAGGCGTTTGGATTGTGATAATTGCGATAGCAATTATCATGTATGGTTTATATGCAATAAAAACACATTACATAAGAAGAGAGCATAATTTAGCATTGAGTGTTGATGAAGCTGTTGTAAATGCTTGTATACATGAAAACCTTAAGCCAAAAATAATTGTTTTAGTTTCACGTATTCACCGTGGTACAATAGAGGCGCTAAGATTAGCAAGAAATTTATCTGATGATATTACCCCAGTTTTTGTTTCAGCAAACCAAAAGAAAATCGAAAAAATTAAGACTGAATGGAAAAATTTAGCTTTTAAAGAAAAACTCTTGATAATGCGACCTGTATATAACTCATTTATAACTCCGGTATTACAAATTCTGCATAAAAATGACCTAAGAGATCCAGAACGAGGCTATTCTGTTGTAATAATCCCAGAGGTTGTAAATACGAAATGGTGGCACTTTTTGTTACATAATCAAAATTCACGTATGGTTAAATTAGCTATAGCAGCAATGGATAAAAAAGATGATAAAACTGCCACTAGAGTAGTTATCTCTGTACCATATAAGGCAGAATAA
- a CDS encoding multidrug effflux MFS transporter, whose translation MWKYSPLKTILILGPMVFAFALAMDVYMPVLPDMREALHTTQQMVQVTLSLFLVVTGVGQLFLGPLSDQLGRFRVILLSAVLFVIGSVLCALSTNIEFLIISRVVQGLGCCGLSVCAFAIIRDAFSGKTSSMIYSFINAIISVSPIIGPLIGVQLAIHFHWQSAFVFLTGLAVVAFLIVVIFVKESLPVERRKKMSWNVFARYLYVAKSLQFWAFSLAAVSGMASFFILFSMTPYIINYLGYPISEIYVVFGSAGLAFLIGSLFAGVIVNALGVYKTALLGVACVFAAGILSLSIYEIWGLSLWGFFAPCFLATFGCALTAGTGASGSMEPFYEIAGVAAALFGTMEFAISGVIGSIAMLFPATSSLPIAITMIIMSILCFVLLFLIKGKAKH comes from the coding sequence ATGTGGAAATATTCTCCATTAAAAACTATTCTTATTTTAGGACCTATGGTTTTTGCCTTTGCATTAGCTATGGATGTCTATATGCCAGTTCTGCCTGATATGCGTGAAGCTCTACATACAACTCAGCAGATGGTACAAGTGACACTATCTTTATTTTTGGTTGTGACAGGTGTTGGTCAGCTTTTCTTGGGACCTCTATCTGACCAGCTTGGTAGATTTAGAGTTATTTTATTATCAGCGGTGCTGTTTGTTATTGGTTCTGTACTTTGTGCTTTATCAACTAATATAGAGTTTTTGATAATCTCAAGAGTGGTGCAGGGATTGGGCTGTTGTGGTTTGTCTGTTTGCGCATTTGCAATTATTCGAGATGCTTTTTCAGGTAAAACAAGCTCAATGATCTACAGTTTTATAAACGCGATTATATCAGTATCTCCTATTATCGGACCTTTGATAGGTGTGCAATTAGCTATTCATTTTCATTGGCAATCGGCATTTGTATTTCTTACTGGATTAGCAGTTGTAGCGTTTTTGATAGTAGTGATATTTGTCAAAGAAAGTTTACCTGTTGAAAGACGAAAAAAGATGTCTTGGAACGTATTTGCAAGATATTTATATGTAGCCAAGTCTTTGCAATTTTGGGCTTTCTCATTAGCAGCTGTATCTGGAATGGCTTCATTTTTTATACTATTTTCGATGACACCATATATTATCAATTATCTAGGATATCCAATATCTGAAATATATGTGGTATTTGGTTCAGCAGGGTTAGCATTTTTGATAGGCTCTTTATTTGCAGGTGTTATAGTTAATGCATTAGGTGTTTACAAAACAGCATTGTTAGGAGTAGCATGTGTTTTTGCTGCAGGTATTCTATCCTTAAGTATTTATGAAATATGGGGATTAAGCTTGTGGGGATTTTTTGCTCCATGTTTTTTAGCAACATTTGGTTGTGCACTTACCGCGGGTACTGGAGCAAGTGGTAGTATGGAACCCTTTTATGAAATAGCAGGTGTTGCTGCAGCATTATTTGGAACTATGGAGTTTGCTATTAGTGGGGTTATAGGAAGTATAGCAATGCTATTTCCAGCAACAAGTTCTCTGCCAATTGCAATTACAATGATTATTATGTCAATTTTATGCTTTGTGTTACTATTTTTGATAAAGGGCAAAGCTAAGCATTAG
- a CDS encoding ABC transporter ATP-binding protein/permease has protein sequence MLGFFRNFWHISDFFWKSKHGKIALLILTLLLALEGTSVTLSVYLNSWNVGFYNSIQEYNKALLIHQLIIFIVLISFMMFNFFLSYLVKQFFVIFIRKPMTDFYTKNWLYSRSYYRSKQVDNPEERIDEDVTRFITDSQSLFLGITRSIFSFLSFAVVLWGLSGDYTFNILGVDITIYGYLFWVAFLLGLLNIVVVFWIGRPLKKLVYQKQKLQANFRYHLSTIRNNRLSVRDYNSERYEYARSRRNFRAIVTNFYSLMFRNAKIDVVNTLFSQVYAIIGTILSLPRYFAKQISFGQMMQVNSAVMQVIFPMVYLTYVYETLASLRASMSRLTELKHEISSEKTNADEIDLLNCEESILEVNSFSLQKSQNSPFLLDNICFRLKNQERLLISGHSGVGKSTLLRAIAGVGCGSHEGDIIFAKKCLKICLLPQKPYYPEDDFKRAVFYPIQSGIPSDDRFIEILELLNVGYLAKYINTINDWRNFLSSGEQQKLNFCRIFVKEYDLLLLDEATSNIDINSERKIYEILQEKGFTYISTSHSERVREYHNSFLDFSND, from the coding sequence ATGTTAGGATTTTTTAGAAATTTCTGGCATATATCTGATTTTTTCTGGAAGAGTAAGCACGGTAAAATAGCTTTACTAATATTGACTTTGTTGCTAGCCCTTGAGGGTACAAGTGTTACTCTGAGTGTTTATCTAAACTCGTGGAATGTTGGGTTCTACAACTCGATTCAAGAATATAATAAGGCATTATTGATACATCAATTAATCATCTTTATTGTCTTGATATCATTTATGATGTTTAATTTCTTTTTATCATATTTAGTTAAGCAATTTTTTGTTATTTTTATCCGTAAACCAATGACTGATTTTTATACTAAAAATTGGCTGTACTCACGATCATACTATAGAAGTAAACAGGTTGATAATCCAGAAGAAAGAATTGATGAAGATGTCACAAGATTTATTACTGATTCACAATCATTATTTTTAGGAATCACAAGAAGTATTTTTAGTTTTCTCTCTTTTGCTGTAGTTTTGTGGGGACTATCAGGAGACTATACTTTCAATATTCTAGGTGTAGATATTACCATCTATGGCTATCTTTTTTGGGTAGCTTTTTTATTAGGTCTTTTAAATATCGTTGTAGTATTTTGGATTGGTAGACCATTGAAAAAGCTGGTGTATCAAAAACAAAAGTTGCAAGCTAACTTTAGATACCACTTATCTACGATTAGAAACAATAGACTCTCAGTTAGAGACTATAATTCTGAAAGGTATGAATATGCACGCTCTAGAAGAAATTTTAGAGCAATTGTAACTAACTTCTATAGTTTAATGTTTCGTAATGCAAAAATAGATGTTGTAAATACGCTATTTAGTCAAGTCTATGCAATTATTGGTACAATATTATCATTACCTAGATATTTTGCAAAACAGATAAGTTTTGGTCAGATGATGCAGGTAAACTCAGCAGTAATGCAAGTTATATTTCCTATGGTTTATCTGACCTATGTATATGAGACGCTAGCTAGCCTAAGAGCTAGTATGTCACGACTTACGGAGCTAAAGCATGAAATATCCTCAGAAAAAACAAATGCTGATGAGATAGATTTGCTTAACTGTGAAGAAAGTATTTTAGAGGTAAATAGTTTTTCATTACAAAAATCACAAAACTCGCCATTCTTGTTGGATAACATATGTTTTAGGCTAAAAAACCAAGAAAGATTGCTTATAAGTGGTCATTCTGGAGTTGGTAAAAGTACTTTGTTAAGAGCTATTGCAGGAGTCGGGTGTGGTAGTCACGAGGGTGATATTATCTTTGCTAAGAAGTGTCTCAAGATTTGCTTATTGCCTCAAAAACCTTATTATCCTGAAGATGATTTTAAGAGAGCTGTTTTTTATCCAATACAGTCTGGTATACCATCAGATGACAGATTTATTGAGATTCTCGAGTTATTAAATGTTGGCTACTTAGCCAAATACATAAATACAATAAATGATTGGCGAAATTTCCTATCGTCTGGTGAGCAGCAAAAGCTTAATTTTTGTAGGATTTTTGTTAAAGAATATGATTTATTATTACTTGATGAGGCAACCTCAAATATTGATATAAACTCAGAAAGAAAAATATATGAAATTCTACAAGAAAAAGGGTTTACATACATCTCAACAAGTCATAGTGAGAGAGTTAGAGAATATCATAATAGCTTTTTAGATTTTTCTAATGATTAA
- a CDS encoding amino acid permease has protein sequence MNSRSIGSVFLIIGTTIGAGMLSLPLIVASCGFSMAIILLILSWSVMYITALKLLRVCAKYPLGVNFTSMMQSQVSKGYLIFFSIIYLLLLYSLMSAYTTQGSSLVSTITSLDISNKTQVGIAAVIFTVIFGALMFSYKVSDYANRFFVIVKFLFFAIAVVIMLFYINPSYLSRSPLSLSAFIFAWPTLLPSFGFHNIIPVIYEYQKGDISKIKKSILIGSLSVLIIYIIWILLALALIPQQGLHSYQTLFSSGNNTPAGMAAEIREVSGSGLLEVGLNTFIHIAIITSFIGVGISLMHYIRDLFTRYHRQIGNLALGLICFIPPLIFTVFYPRGFILALQYAAIFAVIIFVYTPSFLSREADLKVHYSNLYVISMGSVVIFFQIFNLCFNINPFSGF, from the coding sequence ATGAATTCTAGATCTATTGGTTCAGTTTTTTTGATAATAGGTACGACAATTGGTGCAGGGATGCTATCACTACCTTTGATAGTTGCATCGTGTGGTTTTAGTATGGCAATAATCCTTTTGATTTTATCTTGGAGTGTAATGTATATAACAGCACTTAAACTACTAAGAGTTTGTGCTAAGTACCCTTTAGGTGTCAATTTCACATCTATGATGCAATCACAAGTATCAAAAGGGTATTTAATATTTTTCAGTATTATTTATCTATTACTATTGTATTCCTTAATGTCTGCATATACCACCCAAGGTTCATCTCTTGTAAGTACTATAACTAGCCTAGATATTTCTAATAAAACTCAAGTGGGGATAGCTGCTGTTATCTTTACAGTAATTTTTGGCGCACTAATGTTTAGCTATAAAGTCAGTGACTATGCAAATAGATTTTTTGTGATAGTTAAATTTTTATTTTTTGCAATTGCTGTAGTTATCATGCTGTTTTATATAAATCCAAGTTATTTAAGCCGGTCTCCTCTTAGTTTATCAGCATTTATCTTTGCTTGGCCGACTTTATTACCATCATTTGGTTTTCATAATATAATTCCGGTTATTTATGAATATCAAAAAGGAGATATTAGTAAAATTAAAAAAAGCATTCTTATTGGCAGTCTAAGTGTTCTAATAATTTATATTATCTGGATACTTCTAGCTTTAGCACTTATTCCACAACAAGGCTTACATAGCTATCAAACACTATTTAGTTCTGGTAATAATACTCCAGCAGGGATGGCAGCGGAGATTAGAGAAGTATCTGGTTCTGGGCTTCTAGAGGTAGGGTTAAATACATTTATTCATATTGCAATTATTACATCTTTTATTGGTGTTGGTATTTCATTGATGCATTATATTCGCGATTTGTTTACGCGTTATCATAGACAAATAGGTAATCTGGCTCTAGGTTTGATATGTTTTATCCCTCCATTGATTTTCACTGTTTTTTATCCGCGAGGTTTTATTTTAGCTTTACAATATGCAGCAATATTTGCGGTGATAATATTCGTTTACACGCCATCATTCCTAAGTAGGGAAGCTGACCTTAAAGTCCACTATTCAAATCTTTATGTGATATCTATGGGTAGTGTTGTGATATTTTTCCAAATTTTTAACTTGTGTTTTAATATTAATCCTTTTAGCGGCTTTTAA
- the cgtA gene encoding Obg family GTPase CgtA: MRFVDEVVIKLQAGKGGNGCVSFRREKYVPRGGPDGGDGGNGGSIYLKADENVNTLIDYRYKREYYAENGRPGEGRNCYGKAGEDMYLIVPVGTSVFDIETNKKIGEVLTSGETLKLVSGGKRGIGNTHFKSSTNQAPRKFTLGEEGEYKEVRLELNLLADIALLGLPNAGKSTLIRSVSEATPKVADYPFTTMYPHLGVVKVGVDSFVMADIPGVIEGAAEGAGLGLRFLKHLTRARCVLHVVDICPFNESDPVENYFAVEKELKKYSKELYEKPRFLVINKIDLLADKVEQKCQEFVEQIGYQGNYYTISAAMKKGTDELAKKLNEFLQKQE, translated from the coding sequence ATGAGATTTGTAGATGAAGTAGTAATTAAGCTTCAAGCAGGGAAAGGCGGTAATGGCTGTGTAAGCTTCCGTCGTGAGAAATATGTTCCTCGTGGAGGTCCTGATGGTGGCGATGGTGGTAACGGAGGCAGTATTTATTTAAAAGCTGATGAAAATGTAAACACCTTGATTGATTACCGTTATAAAAGAGAATATTATGCTGAGAATGGTCGACCTGGTGAGGGTCGTAATTGCTATGGTAAGGCTGGTGAGGATATGTATCTAATAGTACCAGTTGGTACTAGTGTATTTGATATTGAAACGAACAAGAAAATTGGTGAAGTTCTAACTAGTGGAGAAACTCTTAAACTAGTTTCAGGCGGTAAGAGAGGAATAGGCAATACCCACTTCAAGAGTAGTACAAATCAAGCTCCAAGAAAGTTCACTCTAGGTGAAGAAGGCGAGTATAAAGAGGTTCGTCTAGAACTAAATTTGTTAGCAGATATTGCATTGTTAGGCTTGCCAAATGCTGGTAAGTCAACTCTAATTCGTTCAGTGTCTGAAGCTACACCAAAAGTAGCTGATTATCCATTTACAACTATGTATCCTCATCTAGGAGTGGTTAAAGTCGGTGTGGATAGTTTTGTAATGGCGGATATACCAGGTGTAATTGAGGGTGCTGCTGAAGGTGCTGGGCTTGGACTTAGATTCTTAAAGCATTTAACTAGAGCAAGATGCGTATTGCATGTTGTTGATATTTGTCCGTTTAATGAGTCAGACCCTGTTGAGAACTATTTTGCAGTTGAAAAAGAGCTTAAAAAGTATAGTAAAGAACTATATGAGAAACCAAGATTTTTAGTTATTAACAAAATTGATTTATTAGCTGATAAAGTTGAACAAAAATGTCAAGAGTTCGTTGAGCAAATAGGTTATCAGGGCAATTACTACACAATTTCAGCAGCTATGAAAAAAGGAACAGATGAGTTGGCTAAAAAACTCAATGAGTTTTTACAAAAGCAAGAGTAA